Proteins co-encoded in one Ictalurus punctatus breed USDA103 chromosome 18, Coco_2.0, whole genome shotgun sequence genomic window:
- the zw10 gene encoding centromere/kinetochore protein zw10 homolog gives MASFVTEVLASSGKLEKDDLASKISKLSRKVEETKEEMSDMINKKYNEFIPSMEAAEELMDQVESASKDIDLLKSCIDNEVQRNLHEAVTEYAKLKQQLEKNTSVINMLQHLQELDTAMEEYHKNLQMKKYETAAKQLRKARASFEALKAWNTSDLPLLCALSSELTVQRENLIYHLGEEWKQLAVWKLPPTKELTGMQSFLTTALHLVGGESKEETNVPDPFLSSVLQALAIQGELHKKIKLFGQVLLKYMLKPLIMYPSLLVEVSEHLEVGTVLSLQSKENRAERPTPEDVYAKILLVLKTLHKHLFDTAVGEKKVSAILGDQIWEEMSDCIIRECLLHSIPTNSSQLADYDTVIKQTEDFERHLKEMDYLSGDSTDLLKYARNVNCHFASKKCQDVIVAARKLMTSEMHNTVKISPDYKLSLPKLPSHGAGSKEKQEGKKGGQTVQPILENEKQLGQRTLCLPVCRISESVQQLMQLAIKTLSEAVGSSHQCAVQLFYTTRNIFHLFYDVVPTYHKDNLLKFPHLAAIQHNNCMFLAHHLLTLGHQFRPHLPLKDGVVYFVDLVPGFRKLGAQCFVAQMNVQKAEMLERLSTARNFCNLDDKDNYTAASKAVRQVIHQLKRLGKVWQDVLPVNIYCKSMGSLLNTAISELITKIMMLEDISTEDGERLFTLCQTIIEEGPLVFTPLPDESKNKKYQEEVPVYVKKWMTFKELSLVLQASLQDIVDRWAEGKGPLAQEFSSNEMKSLIRALFQNTDRRAIALTKIK, from the exons ATGGCTTCGTTTGTTACAGAAGTACTTGCGAGCTCGGGAAAATTGGAAAAAGATGACCTTGCTTCGAAAATATCCAAACTGTCTCGGAAAGTGGAGGAAACCAAG GAGGAGATGTCTGACATGatcaataaaaaatacaatgagTTCATACCTAGTATGGAAGCGGCTGAGGAGCTCATGGACCAGGTGGAATCCGCATCCAAAGATATTgatctcctgaaaagctgtatTGATAATGAG GTGCAGAGGAACCTCCATGAGGCTGTAACTGAATATGCCAAACTCAAGCAGCAGTTGGAGAAGAACACTTCAGTGATAAACATGCTCCAACACCTACAAGAG CTTGATACAGCCATGGAGGaatatcacaaaaacctgcagaTGAAGAAATATGAGACAGCAGCCAAACAACTCAGAAAA GCACGGGCCAGCTTTGAAGCCCTGAAAGCTTGGAACACTTCCGATCTTCCATTACTTTGTGCTCTTAGCTCCGAGCTCACTGTCCAGAGAGAGAACCTCATCTACCACCTCGGAGAGGAGTGGAAGCAACTGGCAGTGTGGAAGCTACCTCCAACCAAAG aACTGACTGGAATGCAGTCTTTCCTAACCACAGCACTTCATTTAGTTGGAGGAGAATCTAAAGAGGAAACAAACGTTCCCGATCCATTTCTTTCCAGTGTACTTCAGGCCCTTGCTATACAAGGAGAGCTGCACAAAAAGATCAAACTATTTg GTCAGGTATTACTAAAGTATATGCTAAAGCCTCTGATCATGTACCCATCTCTGTTGGTGGAAGTGAGTGAGCACCTCGAGGTTGGCACAGTGTTGAGTCTACAGAGCAAGGAGAACCGAGCAGAGCGTCCTACTCCTGAGGACGTGTATGCCAAAATCCTTTTAGTGCTCAAGACCCTACACAAACATCTGTTCG ATACAGCTGTTGGTGAAAAGAAAGTGTCTGCTATATTGGGAGACCAGATATGGGAGGAGATGTCAGACTGTATCATCCGGGAATGCTTATTGCATTCCATACCGACTAATAGTAGTCAGCTTGCAGATTATGACACG GTTATCAAACAAACAGAGGATTTTGAAAGACATTTAAAGGAAATGGACTACCTGTCTGGAGACTCCACAGATCTCTTGAAGTATGCCAGAAATGTCAACTGTCATTTTGCTAGCAAAAAATGCCAAGATGTCATAGTAGCTGCTCGGAAACTAATGACCTCAGAGATGCATAACACAGTTAAA ATCTCTCCAGACTACAAGCTCAGCCTACCTAAACTGCCAAGCCATGGTGCCGGGAGCAAAGAGAAGCAGGAGGGAAAGAAGGGTGGCCAGACTGTTCAGCCGATTCTGGAGAACGAGAAACAGCTGGGCCAGCGTACTCTATGTCTTCCTGTGTGTCGCATCAGTGAGTCCGTGCAACAGCTCATGCAGCTGGCTATAAAAACACTGTCTGAGGCAGTGGGCAGCTCCCACCAGTG tgctgTCCAGCTCTTCTACACCACCCGAAATATCTTTCACTTATTCTATGATGTAGTTCCGACATACCACAA GGACAACCTACTTAAGTTTCCTCACTTAGCCGCCATCCAGCACAACAACTGCATGTTCCTTGCCCACCATCTGCTGACACTCGGTCATCAGTTCAGACCACATCTTCCTTTGAAAGACGGAGTGGTCTATTTTGTGGACTTGGTCCCAGGCTTTAGAAAACTGG GTGCTCAGTGTTTTGTGGCGCAGATGAACGTTCAGAAAGCAGAAATGTTGGAGAGACTGTCCACTGCCAGAAACTTCTGTAATCTGGACGATAAAGACAATTACACTGCGGCTAGCAAGGCAGTCAGACAA GTGATTCATCAGCTAAAGCGACTCGGGAAAGTCTGGCAAGATGTCCTACCAGTGAACATATACTGCAAATCCATGGGGTCACTTCTGAATACAGCGATTTCTGAACTGATTACAAAAATCATGATGTTGGAG GACATCTCAACTGAAGACGGAGAGCGTCTGTTCACACTCTGCCAGACCATCATAGAGGAAGGACCTCTAGTCTTCACACCATTACCAGATGAGTCCAAGAACAAGAAATACCAAGAGGAAGTGCCAGTCTATGTGAAGAAGTGGATGACCTTTAAAGAACTGTCCTTAGTGCTGCAGGCCAGTCTGCAAGATATTGTGGACAG GTGGGCAGAGGGCAAAGGGCCTCTCGCACAGGAGTTCTCCAGTAATGAAATGAAGAGTCTAATTCGAGCTCTGTtccaaaacacagacagacgAGCCATAGCCCTCACTAAAATCAAATAA
- the dlat gene encoding dihydrolipoyllysine-residue acetyltransferase component of pyruvate dehydrogenase complex, mitochondrial — translation MLRLALRLRPAVRVSRPGVLSGPAAGARYGPVSRQRSGSCRVRALSSGTHVHHSFLNCRTRALQTQNVAFSQSKRVCSLPPHQKVELPALSPTMQLGTIARWEKKEGDKINEGDLIAEVETDKATVGFELLEECYLAKILVPEGTRDVPIGSVICITVDSPDLIPVFKDFTLEKLAALTPSAAAATAAATPPPAAASSAPSPPQAPGSSYPPHMKILLPALSPTMTMGTVQRWEKKVGEKLNEGDLLAEIETDKATIGFEVQEEGYLAKIMVLEGTRDVPLGTPLCIMVEKESDIQAFADYVETGVATSPPPAPAPVAAPPAPSAPAAPASPAPAPAAAARKGRVFASPLAKKLAAEKGIDLSQVTGSGPDGRVTKKDIENFVPAKAAPPPIAPTAPAVPTPARAPAVAPAPTGTFTDIPLSNIRRVIAQRLMQSKQTIPHYYLSVDINMDQVLDLRKELNEEVKADNIKLSVNDFILKASALACLKVPEANSSWMDTVIRQNHVVDVNVAVSTPNGLITPIVFNAHIKGLAAISKDIAALAAKARDGKLQPHEFQGGTFTVSNLGMYGIKNFSAIINPPQACILAVGGSEKRLLPADNEKGFDVASMMSVTLSCDHRVVDGAVGAQWLAEFRKFLEKPVTMLL, via the exons ATGTTGCGTTTAGCACTGAGACTGAGGCCGGCGGTCAGGGTTAGCCGCCCGGGTGTCCTCTCAGGCCCGGCCGCTGGAGCTCGTTATGGACCGGTATCGCGCCAGAGGAGCGGCTCGTGCCGAGTTCGGGCTCTGAGTTCCGGCACACATGTTCATCACAGCTTCCTGAACTGCAGAACGCGGGCCTTACAAACACAAAATGTCGCTTTCAGTCAGAGCAAAAGAGTCTGCAGTCTGCCTCCTCATCAGaag GTGGAGCTCCCTGCTTTATCTCCCACCATGCAGTTGGGCACCATCGCTCGCTGGGAGAAGAAGGAGGGGGATAAAATTAACGAGGGAGACCTGATCGCTGAG GTGGAAACAGACAAGGCCACTGTAGGATTCGAGTTGCTAGAGGAGTGCTATCTCGCCAAGATCCTGGTACCGGAGGGTACAAGAGACGTGCCCATCGGATCAGTCATCTGTATTACTGTTGACAG TCCTGACCTCATCCCAGTGTTTAAGGACTTCACTCTGGAAAAACTGGCCGCCTTAACTCCATCAGCAGCCGcggcaacagcagcagcaacccCACCTCCAGCGGCCGCCTCCTCAGCTCCCTCTCCTCCACAAGCCCCTGGCAGCTCGTACCCGCCACACATGAAG ATTCTTCTGCCAGCTCTTTCCCCCACTATGACGATGGGCACGGTGCAACGCTGGGAGAAGAAAGTGGGAGAAAAATTGAACGAAGGCGACTTGCTTGCTGAAATTGAGACCGATAAGGCTACAATTG gatTTGAGGTTCAGGAAGAGGGCTACTTGGCTAAGATCATGGTGCTTGAGGGAACCAGAGATGTCCCCCTAGGTACCCCTCTGTGCATCATGGTAGAGAAAGAGTCTGACATTCAGGCATTCGCTGACTACGTGGAGACCGGCGTGGCTACTAGCCCGCCTCCAGCTCCCGCACCG GTGGCAGCTCCTCCCGCTCCGTCTGCCCCAGCGGCCCCAGCTTctcctgctcctgctcctgctgctgCCGCTAGGAAGGGCCGAGTGTTCGCGAGCCCTCTGGCCAAGAAACTAGCCGCTGAGAAGGGCATTGACCTTTCACAGGTCACTG GCTCTGGACCAGACGGTCGAGTAACCAAGAAAGACATTGAGAACTTTGTCCCAGCCAAGGCAGCTCCT CCTCCAATTGCTCCGACAGCGCCTGCAGTACCCACGCCCGCTCGTGCTCCAGCTGTGGCACCTGCACCCACCGGCACCTTCACCGATATCCCCCTCAGCAACATCCGCAGA GTGATTGCTCAGAGGCTGATGCAGTCGAAGCAGACTATTCCTCACTACTACTTGTCTGTGGATATCAACATGGACCAAGTTCTGGACCTCAGGAAAGAGCTCAACGAG GAGGTGAAAGCAGACAACATTAAACTGTCAGTGAACGACTTCATCCTCAAGGCGTCAGCACTGGCATGTTTAAAGGTTCCAGAGGCCAACTCCTCCTGGATGGACACAGTTATCCGACA AAATCATGTGGTGGATGTTAACGTTGCAGTCAGCACACCCAACGGCCTGATCACTCCTATTGTATTCAACGCTCATATTAAAGGCTTAGCTGCTATCAGTAAAGATATAGCTGCACTGGCTGCTAAGGCACGTGACGGCAAGCTGCAGCCGCATGAATTCCAG GGTGGTACCTTCACAGTCTCCAATCTGGGCATGTATGGTATCAAGAACTTCTCTGCCATCATTAATCCTCCTCAGGCCTGTATCCTGGCAGTGGGAGGCTCAGAAAAGAGGCTGCTGCCTGCGGACAACGAGAAAGG GTTTGACGTGGCCAGCATGATGTCTGTGACTCTCAGCTGTGATCACCGGGTGGTGGACGGCGCGGTCGGTGCACAGTGGCTGGCTGAGTTCCGCAAGTTTCTGGAGAAACCAGTCACTATGCTGCTTTGA